Genomic DNA from Acidisoma sp. PAMC 29798:
CATCGCGTCGGCCATTCTGGCGGTCGCGCATTGGGAATGGCTGTTCGCGATCAACGTGCCTTTGGGTCTGTTGTGTCTGGTCGTCGCGATGCGAACCTTGCCGCAGACCCCGCTCTCCTCGATCCGGTTTGACGTTATCAGCGCGGTCCTGTGTGGCCTCACCTTCGGCCTCGGCATCACCGGCATCCTGGGGCTGACCCATGGCCATCACCTGCTCAGGGCGAGCGTCGAACTTGTGGTCGGCCTAGTCGCCGGGGTCCTTCTGGTCCGGCGCCAACTCTCCCGCAGGGAGCCGTTGCTGCCGATCGATCTGTTGCGCATTCCGCTGTTCCGCCTGTCGATCATGACGTCCGTCTTCTCCTTCGCGGCGCAAATGCTGGCCTTCGTCTCCCTGCCCTTCTTCGTGCAGGACACGCTCGGCCGCAGCGAAGTCATGACCGGACTTCTGATGACGCCCTGGCCGCTGCTGGTGATGATGGCGGCACCCATATCGGGCCGGTTGTCGGACCGTTACCCGGCGGGCCTGCTGGGTGGCATCGGCCTCGCGGTCTACGCGATCGGGCTCGGCCTCACGGCGCTTCTGTCCAGCCACGTCTCCGACGCTGGCCTCTGCTGGCGGCTTGCCATCTGCGGCGCGGGGTTCGGCCTGTTCCAGAGCCCCAACAACCGCGCCATTCTCGGCTCGGCGCCGCGCAGCCGCAGCGGTGGCGCCAACGGCATGCTCGGCATGGCCCGGCTGACCGGGCAAACCTTGGGTGCGACACTCGCCGCGCTCGTGTTTGCTCTCTATCCGGCGAACCAGATGACCGTCGCGCTGGGCATCGCTTGTCTTCTGGCGATCATCGGCACGGGGCTGAGCCTGCTGCGGCTTCGCGCCCCGGACCCGACGCGGGCCGCGACCCGCGCCTGATCTTCATGGCAATGGACTTCCGGCGCGGGCCGTAGCAGAAGACGATGATCCACACTGTGGGCTTCTGCTCGCGGTGACCTCTGCGACCCGGAAGCCATGCCGCGATGACCAAGTATATCGTGACCCGAGCCAATCTGATGGTGTTCGGTGTGCTGATCGCCATCCTGGCGCTCGTCAGCGCGGCCACCTGGGATCGTTTGAGCGCGGCACGCAGCGCACGCATTTGGTCTCAGCACAGCTACGCCGTGCTCGGTGCGCTCAGCGACCTCAACCTTGGTATCCGTGATGCCGAAACGGGCCAGCGTGGCTATCTGCTGACCGGGAACGACGTTTATTTGCGGCCCTATACGGCCGCATTGGGAACTGTCACGCTGACGGAAGGCGAGCTGCAGCAGCTCACGGCGGACAATCCCGTCCAGCAGCATGACCTCGACATTCTCGCCCCGCTGTTGCAGCGTAAGCTCAACGAACTGGCGGCAACCGTTCAGGCGCGACGAGACTTCGGCTTCGACGCCGCGCTCCGCATCGTCCAAACCAATGTCGGCCTCGATGCCATGATGGCGATCGAATCGACCATTCGGTCGATGACGGCGACGGAAACAAGCCTGCTCAACAGCCACCTCGCCACCCTCGATCGTCGCGCCCAGTGGGTGCGCGTCTTCGTCTTCGGGGGCACGGCGATTGCCATCCTCGGCCTGCTGCTGGCGGCCTGGATGCTGAACAAGGCCTGGTCCCGCTCCTATCGGATCGAGGCGGAGCAGCGCAGCCTCGCTCTGCGCCTCCGCACGTCCCTCGACAGTCTGAGCCAGGGAATCGGTGTTTTCAGCGCGGACCGCGACCTTGTTCATTGGAACCACTGCTTCCAGGTGCTGCTGGATGTGCCGCGCGCCATGATGCGTATCGGCACGCCCTATGCCGCCTTGATCGAGCAAGCGGCAGAAGCCGGCATGACCCTGGAGACGGAAGACCAGCTGAGACACGGCAGACGCAAGCAGGGCGAAGCGGTGGTCTACGAGGTTAGCCGGAACGACGAGCACCACCTTGAACTGCGGCGCACGACGATGCCGGACGGTGGCTTCGTGCTGACCATCAGCGATATGACCAAACGCGCCCAGGCCGAAGCCGTGTTGCGGGAAGTGCAACGGATGCAGGCGATCGGTCAGCTCACCGGCGGCATCGCTCACGACTTCAACAATCTCCTCACCGTCATTCTGGGCAACCTGGAATACGTGCGCGGCAAGCTCGGCCACGACCCCGCTCTCCAAACTCGCATCGAGCGCGGCATGTGGGCCGCGCAGCGCGGCGCGACCCTGACCAGCCAATTACTAGCTTTCGCGCGCAAGCAGCCCCTCGCCCCGGCGCCGATCGACCTCGGCGCTACGATGCCCGATCTGGTGCCCCTGCTGAGACGCACGCTGGGCGAACATATCGATGTGCGCTACGTGGAAACTGCGGGGCTTTGGCCGGCAATGGCAGACGCGGCGCAGCTTGAAAGCGCACTGCTCAACCTGGCGCTGAACGCGCGGGACGCGATGCCGGGTGGCGGCCGCCTGACCATCGAATTGGCGAACCGTGTGCTGGACGAGGACTATGCCAGCGCCCATGCAGAGGTCGTCGCGGGCGACTATGCGATGCTCGCCGTGTCGGACACCGGCCACGGCATGTCCCCCGAGGTGATGAAGCGGGCGTTCGAGCCGTTCTTCACCACCAAGCCGGATAGCAAAGGCACGGGCCTCGGCCTCGCGATGGTCTTCGGCTTCGTCAAGCAATCCGGCGGCCATGTGAAGATCTACTCCGAGCCCGGTGAGGGCACGACGGTGCGCCTGTATTTGCCCCGTGCCGTTGGGGCGACCGTCCAGGCCGCCCAGCGCGTCGGGGCGCCGATCGACCTGCCGCGCGGCTCGGCGACAATTCTGGTAGTGGAAGACGAGCCGGCGGTGCGGGAGATTGCGGTCGCGATCTTGTCCGAACTTGGCTACCGCGTGTTGGAAGCGGGCGACGGCGAGGAGGCGCTGCGCGTTTTCGGCGCCCATGCCACGACGATCGACATGCTCCTGACCGATGTCGTGCTGCCCGGACGCGTGCGTGGGCGTGAGGTGTCCGAGCGCATCACCGCGATGCGGCCGGATGTGAAGACGCTGTATATGTCGGGCTATACCGAAAATTCCATCGTCCATCAGGGGCGACTGGATGACGGCGTGCAGTTCATCGGCAAGCCTTTCAAGCGCGAGCAACTCGCGCGCAAAGTTGCCGAGGTCCTTGGCTATTCCGGCGCGGTGGATGAGCGGAACGTTATTCAGATGAAGTCCCGGCCGGGGGATTAGGACACGGTGCATGGTGATCGTCATCCCCGGGCTGGACCCGGGGATCTACCCGTTACGTCGCCCTAACGGAGTTTGGGCGCCATAACGGGTAGGCCCGCGCATCAAGTGCGCGGGTGACGGTTTTGAAGCGTCATCCGCCATCAAGGCGGCGGTGCGAGCAGGATCCGATTCACCGCCTGCATGGCCGCAAAGGTCTCCGCCCAGGCGCGCCGGAATTTCGCCTCCGCCATGCCGCGGCCTGTCAGCAAGGCGGCGATCTGGCCCAATGTCCGCACGCCGTCGACCGCTTGGAGAATCGCCGGCGCCTCGGGCGGCAGGCGCACCACGGCGCGCAAGCCGTCGAACAAGAACGGCAAGCCGCCGTCGGGCCGGATCGACTTGACCAGTTCCGCGCCCGGAACCTCCCGCATGATCGGCACCGCCGTGTCCAACAGTGGATCGGCGCGCGTCACGGGCTCGGCCGCGCGGCGGCAATAGGCGATGTGCACGCTCATATTCGCGGTCAGCGCCTCGGCCAGAGCCGCCTGCTGCGTCGCGTCCAGCTCCGCCGCGCGGGCGCGCAGCTTGGGGTCCGCTTGCAGCCAGGTTGCGGGGTCATAGCGCATCGGCTCCATGAAGGCGGAAACCGCCATCCCCTCGCTGGCCAGCAGTGCCGCAAAGGCGCTCACGGTGAAGGCGCGGTCGCGGGGATTGAGCAGCAGGTCGTACAGCCCCGCCTCCCCGCCGGTGACATGGTCGGAGAAGTTGCGGTTGAAGCGCAGCCAGTTGCTGTCCGGCAGATGCTTCATCACCCGCTTCGCCACATCCAGCCGCGCGGCGGGCGCCTGATCCGGCGGCGCCAGCAGGCTCATCGCCTCCTGCACCATATAGACGCCGGTGCGGCCATGCGGGGCATAGACCATCAGGCCCATGCCGCCATCGGGCGCGAGCACCGACACCAGGGCGGCGAGGCCCGCCTGCGGATCGGGCAGGTGATGCAGCACGCCGCAGCAATCGATGTAGTCAAACGGCCCCAGGCCCAGCCTCGGCAGATCAGGGATCGAGCCTTCGACCCAATCGATATTGGTGAGCCCGCGCGCCTTGGCCCGCGTGCGGGCGATCTTCATGGCGGCGCGGGAGCGATCGAGATAGGTGACACGCCCCGGGCGCTCGGCCCGCGCCATCTGGGTCGCCAGCATGATGGTGCCGTCCCCGGTGCCACCGCCCGCGACAAGCGCGTTCAAAGGCGTGGCACGTGGCCGTGTGGCGCCGAAGACCCAATAGTCGATCTCGCGCAGATGTGAGGGGCTGCCGATAATCAGCCGCTTCGCTTCCTCCTTCGGGTCGCGGGCGGGATAGGGATAGGCCTCATATTGGGCGGCGAGCCGGGCATCTGTGCTGTCGGTCATGCCGCCGCTTTACCGGCTCCGCGCAATGCTGGCGAGACATGCAGTCGCGCGCCGAACCTTCTCTTGCATGGGCCGCGCCTGCTCCCTTATGGCTTCGCCATGCACAAGATTCTTTTGACCGCCACGGCCTTCATCACAATTGCCGTGCCCGCTATGGCGGCCAGCAAGGCGGTGGGGCCGACCGCACTGGGCGTCTTCTCGGATTGGACGGCCGCCGAAACCGAAACGGGCGGGGTTCATGTCTGCTACGCCTTCACGCGCGCCATCGGCAGTGCAAAGACGCCCTCGGCCGGGATGATCCTGGTGACGCAGCGGCCGACCTCTCGCGATGAGGTGGTGGTCAACGCGCCCTCCGCCTATCCCGCGAAGACCGAGGTCGCCGTCCAGATCGACAAGCAGGACGCGATGTCCTTCTACACCGCCGGCAAAGCCGCCTTCGCGCGGGATGGCCGCGCCGCCGTCATCGATATGCAGCGCGGCAGCGGCGCCAGCGCAAGCTGGGCCGGCAAGGGCGAAAAGATGGGCCAAAAATTCTCGCTCTCGGGTTTCAGCGCCGCCTATGGCGCCATCGTCAAAGCCTGTCCCGCCAAGTGACCATGATATACCCCGCCGGGGATGATGCCGCGCGCATCATGGCAAAGGCGGCCCTCTTCGCGCCGCCGCCTGCTCAAATGGCCGATGGCCGGCGTGACCTGGTGGGACTGTCCCGTGAGGAGCTTGCGGCCGAGGTCGCAGCCATTGGCGAGCAGCCCTTCCGCGCCAAGCAGCTTTGGCACTGGATCTATCATCAAGGCGTGACCGATTTCGCGCTGATGAGTTCGATGGCCAAGCCGATGCGCGACAAGCTTGCCGAGCATTTCGTGGTCGGCCGGCCTGATCCTGTTGTGGTGCAGACGAGCACGGACGAGACGCGGAAATTCCTGTTCCGCTTTCGCGACGGACAGGAAGCCGAGACCGTCTATATCCCCGACAAGCAGGAAGATCGCGGCGCCGTCTGCCTGTCCTCGCAGGTCGGCTGCACCTTGTCCTGCAGCTTTTGTCACACCGGCACGCAGCGCTTGATGCGCAACCTGGGCGCCGCCGAAATCGTCGGCCAGTTCATGGGTGCGCGCGACAGCTACAAGGAATGGCCGAGCCCGAAGGGCGAGACGCCCCGCCTGCTGTCCACCATCGTGCTGATGGGCATGGGTGAACCGCTGTACAATTACGAAAACGTCGCCAAGGCGATGCGCATCGTCATGGACGGCGAAGGCATCGCCCTCTCCCGTCGCCGCATCACCCTCTCGACCAGTGGCGTGGTGCCGATGATGGACCGCGCCGGCGCTGAATTGGGCGTCAATCTCGCGGTGTCGCTGCATGCGGTGCGGGACGAGTTGCGCGATGAACTGGTGCCGCTGAACCGCAAATATCCGATTGCCGAGCTGATCGCGGCCTGCCGCCGTTACCCGGGCGCCTCGAACGCCCGGCGCATCACCTTCGAATACGTCATGCTCAAGGGGATCAACGACAGCGAGGCCGATGCGCGGCTGCTGGTGGAGTTGATCGCCGGCCTTCCCGCCAAGGTGAACCTCATTCCGTTCAATCCCTGGCCCGGCAGCGCCTATGAGACGAGCACGCCGGCCGCCATCCGGCGTTTCTCGACGATCGTCATGGATGCGGGTTACGCGGCGCCGGTGCGCACGCCCCGCGGCCAGGACATCCTGGCGGCTTGCGGGCAGCTCAAGACGGAAACCGTCCTGGCGCGGGGCCGCGCGGCGGCTGCATAAGCGGCGGATAACGCTGCTCTCATCCGACCTACGGCGCGATGTGTAGGGCGGATGAGCGCAGCGTTATCCGCCAGCCGACTTACATCTTCATCCCGCCCATATCGCCACTGCCCGCATCTGCCGGCACGTAGCTCATTGGCTGGACGGTGACCTGAACGGTCACCGTGGCGCCGCTGGCAAAGGTCAGCGTCAGCGGGAAATGGGCGCCCGCATCCAGGGTCTGAGTGAGCCCCGTCAGCATGACGTGATAGCCGCTGGGTGAGAACACCAGCGGCTTGCCCGGCGCCACCGGCAAATCCTTTACGGCATCCATCTCCATCATGCCGTTGGCCATCTTGCTCTCATGCAGGCCGGCACTCGTGGCGACCGGTGTCGCGGCCCCTACAAGCCTGTCCGGTGCGCCAGCATCGGTGACCGTAAAGTAGATGACGGCCGGACTGGCCGCCGATGGCGTGACGCGCGACCAGGCGCCCGTCACCGTCAAACCGCCCGCATAGGCCGGTGCGGCATAGGCCAGAACCGCCGCCGCCAATAGAATGCCTCGCATCGAAACCCCTTAGGTAATGGTGTAGCCGCCGTCGATGACGATGTTTTCGCCATTGATCATGCCGGCGGCACCGCTCACCAGATACAGCACGACATGGGCGACCTCCTCGGCTTCCCCGAACCGCCCGACGGGAATCTTAGCGCGAAAGCTGTCCCCGCGCGCGCCGTTCCAGGTCATCTGGCCCATCGGCGTATTGATTACCGTGGGTGAGATGGTGTTGCTGTTGACGCCCTTCGGCCCCCATTCCAGCGCCAGCACCTTAGTCATGCCGATAATGCCGGCTTTACTGGCGGCATAGGCGACATGATCTTCCAGCGCGACGAGCGCCGCCTGGGAGGCGAGGCTGACGATGCGGCCATAGCCGCGTCCGATCATGTGCCGCCCGACTTCACGCGAAAACAGGAAGGCGGCGCGGAGATTGACGCTCATGGTAACGTCCCAGACCTCGGTCGTCAGCTCCACAGCCGGCGCCACCAGACCGACGCCGACATTATTGACCAGGATGTCGATCCGCCCGGTCTGGGCAATGATGTCCGCGACCCCAGCCTCGATGGCGGCTGCGTCCCGCACGTCGATCGACACACCGATATGGCTGGCGCCGAGGGAGGCTGCGATCTGTGCCACGTCCGGGTTGGAATCGACGATCACGATCCGCGCCCCCTGCTCGGCCAGCATCGTGGCGGTGGAAAGGCCGATACCCCGGGCGGCGCCAGTCAGCAGGGCGACCTGCCCGGACAGATCATAGGCACGCTCTACGGCGGTCGGCATGGCGATCTTCTTCCCTCTACGATCTTGGCGTCGATGCGCGTCATGTCGCGGCGAAGAGCCAGGACGGTCAAGGGCGCGCGGTGGTCATCTGGGTTTCGCGCCTCACCGCGAGCGCCTAATCTCCCGCCATAAAAGAGGGAGTGGAACAATGTCGGGAACCCCAGGATATGGCGGCGCCTCGGCGACGCCCGGTCATCGCCCAAACAGGTTGCATGAAATCTGGGCGACCGGGGGTGCCGCCATCAACGGCTGGCTGTCGATTCCCAGCGCTTTCTCGGCTGAGGTAATGGCCCATCAGGGCTGGGACAGCCTGACCATCGACATGCAGCATGGCGTGATCGACTACGCCGATATGGTGGCGATGCTCACGGCCATCTCGACCACGAGCACGGTGCCGCTGGTGCGCACGCCTTGGCTGGAACCCGGCATCATGGGCAAGATCATCGATGCAGGCGCTTACGGCATCATCTGCCCGATGATCGAAACCGCTAACGACGTCGAGCATTTTGTCAGTGCGACGTCGTATGCACCGCGTGGCCGCCGCAGCATGGGGCCGATTCGCGCCCAGCTTTATGGCGGTCGCGACTACGTCGCCCATGCGAATGAAACAGTCTTACGCTTCGCGATGATCGAAACCGTGGGTGCGCTGGCAAATCTCGACGCCATTCTGGCGGTCGATGGCTTGGACGCCGTCTATATCGGTCCATCGGACCTTTCGATCGCCCTCGGCTATCCGCCGAAATTCGATCAGGAGGAGCCGCGCGTCTTGGAGGCGATCACGCATATTGGCCGCACCGCGCGGGCTGCCGGCAAGGTCGCAGGCATCCATAACGGATACCCAGCCTATGCCAGGCGCATGATCGATCTTGGATTCAACTTCGTGACCGTCGGTACGGATGCACTCTTCCTCGCCGACGGGTCCAAAAGCATGCTGGCAGCTTTGAAGCGCGAG
This window encodes:
- a CDS encoding MFS transporter, with protein sequence MSDTTIAYDGLPNPQRRWAVLAVALGLVMAVLDGAIANVALPTIARSVHVTPNESVSIINAYQIAVIVLLLPCASLGEIYGYKRSFLIGVAVFTVASLGCAMSTTLDQLTLARVLQGCGAAGQMSVSGALVRFAYPRAMLGRGLSINALVVAGSTAAAPSIASAILAVAHWEWLFAINVPLGLLCLVVAMRTLPQTPLSSIRFDVISAVLCGLTFGLGITGILGLTHGHHLLRASVELVVGLVAGVLLVRRQLSRREPLLPIDLLRIPLFRLSIMTSVFSFAAQMLAFVSLPFFVQDTLGRSEVMTGLLMTPWPLLVMMAAPISGRLSDRYPAGLLGGIGLAVYAIGLGLTALLSSHVSDAGLCWRLAICGAGFGLFQSPNNRAILGSAPRSRSGGANGMLGMARLTGQTLGATLAALVFALYPANQMTVALGIACLLAIIGTGLSLLRLRAPDPTRAATRA
- a CDS encoding CHASE3 domain-containing protein — translated: MTKYIVTRANLMVFGVLIAILALVSAATWDRLSAARSARIWSQHSYAVLGALSDLNLGIRDAETGQRGYLLTGNDVYLRPYTAALGTVTLTEGELQQLTADNPVQQHDLDILAPLLQRKLNELAATVQARRDFGFDAALRIVQTNVGLDAMMAIESTIRSMTATETSLLNSHLATLDRRAQWVRVFVFGGTAIAILGLLLAAWMLNKAWSRSYRIEAEQRSLALRLRTSLDSLSQGIGVFSADRDLVHWNHCFQVLLDVPRAMMRIGTPYAALIEQAAEAGMTLETEDQLRHGRRKQGEAVVYEVSRNDEHHLELRRTTMPDGGFVLTISDMTKRAQAEAVLREVQRMQAIGQLTGGIAHDFNNLLTVILGNLEYVRGKLGHDPALQTRIERGMWAAQRGATLTSQLLAFARKQPLAPAPIDLGATMPDLVPLLRRTLGEHIDVRYVETAGLWPAMADAAQLESALLNLALNARDAMPGGGRLTIELANRVLDEDYASAHAEVVAGDYAMLAVSDTGHGMSPEVMKRAFEPFFTTKPDSKGTGLGLAMVFGFVKQSGGHVKIYSEPGEGTTVRLYLPRAVGATVQAAQRVGAPIDLPRGSATILVVEDEPAVREIAVAILSELGYRVLEAGDGEEALRVFGAHATTIDMLLTDVVLPGRVRGREVSERITAMRPDVKTLYMSGYTENSIVHQGRLDDGVQFIGKPFKREQLARKVAEVLGYSGAVDERNVIQMKSRPGD
- a CDS encoding class I SAM-dependent methyltransferase, with the translated sequence MTDSTDARLAAQYEAYPYPARDPKEEAKRLIIGSPSHLREIDYWVFGATRPRATPLNALVAGGGTGDGTIMLATQMARAERPGRVTYLDRSRAAMKIARTRAKARGLTNIDWVEGSIPDLPRLGLGPFDYIDCCGVLHHLPDPQAGLAALVSVLAPDGGMGLMVYAPHGRTGVYMVQEAMSLLAPPDQAPAARLDVAKRVMKHLPDSNWLRFNRNFSDHVTGGEAGLYDLLLNPRDRAFTVSAFAALLASEGMAVSAFMEPMRYDPATWLQADPKLRARAAELDATQQAALAEALTANMSVHIAYCRRAAEPVTRADPLLDTAVPIMREVPGAELVKSIRPDGGLPFLFDGLRAVVRLPPEAPAILQAVDGVRTLGQIAALLTGRGMAEAKFRRAWAETFAAMQAVNRILLAPPP
- a CDS encoding invasion associated locus B family protein, whose product is MHKILLTATAFITIAVPAMAASKAVGPTALGVFSDWTAAETETGGVHVCYAFTRAIGSAKTPSAGMILVTQRPTSRDEVVVNAPSAYPAKTEVAVQIDKQDAMSFYTAGKAAFARDGRAAVIDMQRGSGASASWAGKGEKMGQKFSLSGFSAAYGAIVKACPAK
- the rlmN gene encoding 23S rRNA (adenine(2503)-C(2))-methyltransferase RlmN, with the protein product MIYPAGDDAARIMAKAALFAPPPAQMADGRRDLVGLSREELAAEVAAIGEQPFRAKQLWHWIYHQGVTDFALMSSMAKPMRDKLAEHFVVGRPDPVVVQTSTDETRKFLFRFRDGQEAETVYIPDKQEDRGAVCLSSQVGCTLSCSFCHTGTQRLMRNLGAAEIVGQFMGARDSYKEWPSPKGETPRLLSTIVLMGMGEPLYNYENVAKAMRIVMDGEGIALSRRRITLSTSGVVPMMDRAGAELGVNLAVSLHAVRDELRDELVPLNRKYPIAELIAACRRYPGASNARRITFEYVMLKGINDSEADARLLVELIAGLPAKVNLIPFNPWPGSAYETSTPAAIRRFSTIVMDAGYAAPVRTPRGQDILAACGQLKTETVLARGRAAAA
- a CDS encoding copper chaperone PCu(A)C, with the translated sequence MRGILLAAAVLAYAAPAYAGGLTVTGAWSRVTPSAASPAVIYFTVTDAGAPDRLVGAATPVATSAGLHESKMANGMMEMDAVKDLPVAPGKPLVFSPSGYHVMLTGLTQTLDAGAHFPLTLTFASGATVTVQVTVQPMSYVPADAGSGDMGGMKM
- a CDS encoding GolD/DthD family dehydrogenase, whose amino-acid sequence is MPTAVERAYDLSGQVALLTGAARGIGLSTATMLAEQGARIVIVDSNPDVAQIAASLGASHIGVSIDVRDAAAIEAGVADIIAQTGRIDILVNNVGVGLVAPAVELTTEVWDVTMSVNLRAAFLFSREVGRHMIGRGYGRIVSLASQAALVALEDHVAYAASKAGIIGMTKVLALEWGPKGVNSNTISPTVINTPMGQMTWNGARGDSFRAKIPVGRFGEAEEVAHVVLYLVSGAAGMINGENIVIDGGYTIT
- a CDS encoding HpcH/HpaI aldolase family protein translates to MSGTPGYGGASATPGHRPNRLHEIWATGGAAINGWLSIPSAFSAEVMAHQGWDSLTIDMQHGVIDYADMVAMLTAISTTSTVPLVRTPWLEPGIMGKIIDAGAYGIICPMIETANDVEHFVSATSYAPRGRRSMGPIRAQLYGGRDYVAHANETVLRFAMIETVGALANLDAILAVDGLDAVYIGPSDLSIALGYPPKFDQEEPRVLEAITHIGRTARAAGKVAGIHNGYPAYARRMIDLGFNFVTVGTDALFLADGSKSMLAALKREPL